In Lolium rigidum isolate FL_2022 chromosome 3, APGP_CSIRO_Lrig_0.1, whole genome shotgun sequence, the genomic window CAGCATAATTGGGTAAAGCACATTATTGAAGAGATCCGAAATCAACGAGCAGTCAACGGACCAAGCCGAATGCAGAGCAGAGGTGGGCAAATTGAGGAACCTGGCTGAGTCAAGGACGCGAATGACGATCGCTGGTACGCACCCGCTCCCTCTCGATCGACTTCCTCCTCGCGAccgcaaaaagaaaaaagaaaaaatgttgCGGTCGCATGACGCATCGGCATGCGTACACCCGCGCGCGACTCAACAATCGTGCTTGCTTTGCCATCAGGTGTTGCTCTTTCCCCCGCACGCCATGCTCCTTGTAGCCATGCAGTCAGTCCTTGTAGCCATGCAGTCAGTCCTTGTAGCCCCTGCTAGGTGGGCCTGCTTTGCCATCTCACGGATAAGTTGTCTGCCGTCAGTGCGCCATTTAGCTTGGATCGCCTGATGCAGGAATGGCTCCGTGACATTCATGGTGAACGCCGCGAGCACCAGCGCGTGCCGTGATTTATGACTTTGACGATGGAGATGGGGCGGGGAGGCCACCATGCCGCGTGCGCCGGGGAGCTACCTTAGGGCCGCGGCCTCCTTCATTCCCATAGCATATTTCAAAATGATGCTTCAAAATTAAACGCATCTACATGTGAACCTGATTCATGACCCATCTAACCAATTATGGAAATTCTGTCTTGTGATTGGCCATGCAAAGCGCCCCGGCTTAGTATTAGCAATTATGGTTAATTAGGGAGTACTACTACTATTAAACCCGATTAGCAGCAATGCACGCGCTAGTTGTTTCTCGGGCTGTGCTTTGGCAGTCCAGGCACCGTGATTAATTATCGCAAGACATTAATTGGCAATTGCTTAGTCTCCTACCCAGCAATAAATTAGTACTGGAGTGGTACTACCTAAAATCATGGAGAATTCCGCGCGATTTTCAACTAGGCGACTTAATCGCTGAATCGAATCGTTACAACTCCTTCCATAAATTGGAAGGAGATCGATGGTCTCACAAATTCGGAGGCCCAAAATAAACCCACTCAGACCCCAATTctgaattattttattttggcTCGCTACTTTCCATAATATCCTCACGAAAGTTCAATTGCGCCGCCGGCTACATCAACGATCGACGTCATTTCCGCACCACTCTCGTACAAAACCAACTTGAAGGTTCCAACCTACACAGCAAAATGCATACCTGAGCCACAGTGCACACACAACCCATTTGgcatgcaaacaaacatctcataTTCTTACCTCTTCAGCACATGGAGAAATATAAGAACGTCGTCGTTTAGTCCTCATCATCAACCTATAGAACAATATGCAGAGCATGGTCAGCACAACACTTGCAGGCGTTTCGTTCCAAAATAACACCACTACCAGCTGCTGGCCGGGCACTTGGAACATGCACAGTTCAACTCGTAACAAATCCTAGCTAAAACACATCCTCTTATATATCCAGCAACCAAAAAATGCTCTGTATGCCAGTATGTATGTACTACTTGAAAGCAAAAGAGAGATTCACGAGACCTAAACAACGACACaccagaaacaacaactacatgTCCATATATCATTTGTGCGTGCATGATTAGCTAGCAAGAGTCGATCTTCAGGAAACTGTACAAATGCAGACCACAAGATGATGGCAAACTATACAAATGCAACCCAGCAAACCTCTAGAGACATTCAAACCCCGAAACTATCTTCCTCGACACAGCATACacaactactactactcgatCTATTCAAAACGAATACACAACACAACCATTCCACCACCAGCCTGGTCAATTGATCGTGCAATACCAAAACAGAGCTCCGTCACAAACAACGCAAAAACCACATTATCATTCTGAACCAGCAGGAACCCAACCGGTCCTATCACACGCATGTCGCATACAGCAGCCAAGCCCTTGGAGCCAGCCGGCGACGGAGCTGTACCATGTCGCCGTTTGCCGTGACTCCCTGCCCAGGCTTCACAGTTGGCTGGCTCCACTTACACCTGCACCGACTAAAGCAAACCGCGGCGAGTAAAACCAGGGTAAGTGAGGATTTAGTTGTTCTTCTTCTTTATGAATTAAACTCACTAGTAGTTGTTAGTTGGTTCACACGTCATGCTTCAAACAAAAGAATACGCAGCACAATGCAATACTAGCTTGTATGTCTCTTTCCATTGCAAGTAAAACAACACTGACACTCCTGTATGTatttatgcatgatgcaaagccaACTAGCTAGTATTTCTGCAAACAAACAATTCCAGATGGCCCACGAATGAACACACTGGTGTTTTGCAATCGCTCTTTGGATTCCATAAAATCGTTTGGAGGCAAGTAGCTATGCTACAGGATTCTTTTGGGAACTCCAGAATTAATGGATTTATCAAACTTACACAGTATGGTGGACCTTTTCTGAATCAAATTCAATGTTCGCAATCAGCAAGGCATCAAAAACATTCAAGTAAATTAAAATTCGCAAAAAGGCATACAGGATGCTCCAcaatcacacccttcttcctgagTGGATTTCAGATTGCTAATACATCTGAGAGGAGGCCCGTATGAACTCAACCACGAGAGATCTGAACCAAAGCATTGAAGATGCTGACCAGCATGCAACCACGaaatcatttgtgcatatatggGAACTAGATCCAGCTGGGCCAAGCAGGAGTTCTGCTCCCCAAACCGCCAACAAAAAATAACTTTTGTGCATGCATGACTAGCTAGCAAGACTCGATCTTCAGAAAACTGTACAAATGCAGACCCCAAGAAGATGGCAAACGACTGTAGAAAAGCAACCCCAGCAAACCTCCGACTAGAGACATTCAAACCCCCAAACTATCTTCCTCAACACACAGCATACACAACTACCTACTGCTCGATCTATTCAAAACGAATACTCAACACAACCATTCCACCACCAGCCTGGTAAATTGATCGTGCAATACCATGGAGCCGGCCGGCGACGGAGCTGTACCATGTCGCCGTTTGCCGTGTGTCTCCCTGCCCGTGCTTCGCAGTTGGCTGCCTCCACTTAAATACACCTGCATCGACAAAACCAAACCGCGGTGAGTAAACCAACTGGGACAGGGGTCAACGAGGATttagttcttcttcttctttatgaATTAAACTCACTACTAGTAGTTAGTTGGTTCACACGTCATGCTTCAAACACAAGAATACGCAGCACATTGCAATACTAGCTTGTATGTCTCTTTCCATTGCAAGTAAAACAACACTGACACTCCTGTATGTATGTATGATGCTTAGCCAACTAGCCAGTAATTCTGCACACAAACAAATCCAGATGGCCCACGAGTGACCATTGGTATTTTGCAATCGCTCTTTGGATTCCATCAAATAGTTTGGGGACAAGTAGCTATATGCTACAGAATTCTTTTGGGGACTCCAGGATTAATGGATTTATCAAACTTATGCAGTATGGTGGACTTTTTCTGAATCAAATTCAATGTTCACAATCAGCAAAGCATCAAAAAACATTCAAGTTAGTTAAAATTCGCAACAAAAAAAAAGCATACAGGATGCTCCACAATCTAGAACTGACACCCTTCTTCCTAAGTGAAATTGCTAATACATGTGAGAGGAGGCCCGTATGAACTCAACCACAAGAGATCTGAATCGAACTAAGCATTGACCACGAAATCGTGGCTCCAAACCAACCAACCAACAGTTTAATTTGGAGCCCCGTTTCAGCACAGCCCACCATCATAGCACGAGTAATAATCAACATGTAAAAGAGAGAGGGAGTGGTGGTGCTCAACTCAACTAGAGGTGGCCGGCAGGCAGGAGGAGCAGCATGCAGCCGATGTGGTCGGCGGCAGCTAGAGGCCGTGGAAGACGCCGACTTTTCGACCGTGTGAACGCcggcagctgctgctgcttgccCACCCCGACAGCAGCAGGTGGTGCAGACGCCGGAGCAGCAGCTCCCCCTGCCGTGGCGCGTGAGGTGCTGCTGCAGGGGTCGTCGTCCATGAGAGGCTGGGGGCTTCGGGAGTAGAGGAAGGCGGAGGGGGCGCGCTAGGGGTGCGGGTGGCGAGGCGGCGCCGGCGCAGGTGACTTGCCGGCGAGGGAGATGACGGCCGGTGGAGGGGGTCGCAGGGAAGGAGGAGCCGGTGGTTGGGGAGAGCGGGGTgagtggccggcggcggagggggtTGGGTAGATGGGTGGGCGGCCGTGAATGGGTAGATCTGTCCAGGCCATGACGTTGGGAGGGGATCGACAGTGCTGGGCGGTGGTCTGCGGCCGGAGGGTTGGCCGGAGCTGCCGGAGACGGTGGGGGTGGAAAGGGGATCGACGGTGTGGTGTGGGTGGGAGGTGAAAGAAACGAGGAAAGTGGGCGGCCTAATTTAGCAGATATTTCGGACTCGAAAAAAAATTTAGCAGATATTTCGGACTCGAAAATAAGTAGTATCTGTCTTGCAGCGCGGCAAATCCAATCCAAACGTGTAATATTTCGGCTTGGGAAATTTCTGTCTCCCGCCCGGCAAATCCAAATTTGCTAGTAAGTGGTTGTTTGGATTACATGAATTAGCGTTGGGTATTTAGATATCGGGTTTGTAGAGGAATTTTAGGAAAACGAGTTTTAGTTTGTTTTTCCGTTATGATGAGTTTGTGCTATTCTTTGTTTGGGTCAAATTATGTAAATCGACAGAAATAGCTAAAGTTAGTTGAGATCTAGTTTTGCGGGAACGCGTTTATAGAAAAACGTGGAATAGTCGTTTTTTTCCTAAAACCTGGAATTCGGGTGTTACGGGAGCCGGGTTTTCCATATCTCCTAATTACTAGGGAAACCAAACAAAGTTTTCAGTTTGTTGTGGTTGATGTGTTTTCTAAAATCCCGTTTCGGATATACTCGATATCCAAACAGCccctaagagcaattccaatagtatagccggctgttggctataagcaagatgacatgtcatctatagttaGCATGTAGGAGGGGAGTGGTGAGGATGGGCTGGCTAGCTCTATGTATGTGTATATATTCATCAATACGGGTCGGCGTGTCCTATAGGTTCCCCCATATTCGCCTCCCCCTCGACGTCTCGGCAGTGTTGGTAGAAGTCATGTCAAGATACCATATGGAATACATGGTGAATTGGTACTTATACAATATAAGTTAGAATCTTCATGCGGTGTTGTCATGTTTGCGAGGCCCAGTTTCACTTTAAAGTTGTGTATTGGATTTGAATTTTTGTACCACCCTTACACTCTCATAGTATGGTCGAATGCAAAATAGTAAGGGTTTTCGTGTGATTTCATGAGTCCCATGTCCAGTAGCAGCCACGATGTCTCCCCGCTATCATTCCATCGAAGGTGGTGATTCCATGTGAATTTACACTTTCTTTGTGTTCTAACAGGTCACATAAACATGAAAATCCCTCCAAAGTGGCAAAGTTCATAGAAAACTTGGTCGGTGCCCATGAAATGGTAGCTATCCACTATAAGTAAGGATCTTCACATGCGGTATAATCATGTTTGTGAAGCAGTTTTACTTTAAAGTGGTGCAAGAATTTTCCTATATACATCACCCTTACACTCCCATATTACGACCTGCTAAAAAAGAGTAAGGGGTTTCGACCCTTCTTCGCGTGATTTCATGTGCCCCTATTTAGGAGGCTCCACAATGTCTCCCCGCTAGCTTTTCATCGAAGGTGGTGATTTCATGTGAATTTACACTTTGTTTGTGTTCTAATAGGTCACATAAACATGAAAAAACCCCCAAAGTGGCAAAGTTCATAGAAAATTGGGTCGGTGCCCATGAAATGGTAGTTACCCACTATAAGTAAGGACCTTCTTGTGAAGCAGTTTTACTTTAAAGTGGTGCAAGGATTTTCCTATAATATCACCCTTACACCCCCATATTATGACCGACTAAAAAAGAGTAAGGGGTTTCGACCCTTCTTCGTGTGATTTTATGTGCCCCTGTTCAGGAGGCTCCACGATGTCTCCCCGCTATCTTTTCATCGAAGGTGGTCATTCCATGTGAATTTACCCTTTGTTTGTGTTCTAATAGGTCACATCAACGTCAAAACCCCCCAAAGTGGCAAAGTTCATAGAAAACTGGGCCAGTGCCCATGAAATGgtagttagagcatgtctaacagactccTCATTTGCTCGCCCTGTATCGAGCGAGTACAGGGCCCTGTATCAGAAAAATTGATCATAGTTCATCATGCACGAACCACTCCGTTTAACAGAACCCTTATACTTCACcccgtatttttaaaatttgcaaAAACCGGGAGAATTCATAGAGTTCATCACATTGATCATAGATAGGGATTTTACAAAATTTCGCGATCCtactggatcgcgacttctacaaTGGCACCTAGTCGTCGAGGATGACGATTTGGGCAGTGGCGGCGGCCTCCTGCGCCTTCATCTCCTCGATAGTGGCGatggcctcctccgcctccgcccgagccttgtcatcggcctccttcttggacgcggccaccgcctccaagaagagggggtcctccctcggcgcctcctcttcctccgccgctggaGCTCCCCTCCCATGCGGCCTTCTAGGAGCGCTGCAGCTCCCACTCGCTCTGCCATTTGTcgacatcggcttgagcggcgggtcgacCTTGTGGTAGCGGCCGCCCTCCGCGAAGTCGACGAGCTTCGCCGGCACCCAGTCGCAGCCGGCATATTTGCACGCCGCACGTCGACTCCCGGCGGCGGAGTACTTGTAGTGGAgacgccacgcctcctccatcggcGCCGACTCGCGGGATCGCTTTGATACGGCAGCGAGCGACACACTACTCCTCCGCGAAGCGCTCATGGCCGGCGGAGGTGCAAATGTGGCGGGCCGCGCGTGTGAATTGCTTGCCGGAGTGGgtgcggggaggcggcggcgcacaacggggctagggttgcgagtgaggggttggacccccactcgcaccttcaccctgtatttgtagggggcgGCGGGGTGGATTTGACAGACCCCGTATTCTGCCGATACAGGCCGACTCGAATACGGGGCCTACTAGACGGCCCGAAACGCCCTCACCccctatcccgccggaattttacggggtgcgcGCGATTTGAGGGACCTGATAAACATGCTCTTATCcactactacctccgattcaaggaataaggcgccctcgttttacgtgcttttcgtttgactaagaattacttcaaatgtataaagattatttgtatgaaattaacatcattagaaagtgtttttcaatacgaatccaacgatactaattacatataatataaccaagattttgttgcttaatttttatggtcaaagtttgccTTGAaacacgcgtgcgccttattccttgggacggaggtagtataagtTAGAATCTCCACGCGGTATAGCCATGTTTAAGGTAAACAAAATAAAGATTCCAATCATTATCGAGTAAGTTAAGGTAAACAAAAATTTAAACTGCTAGCTAAAAGAAGGGAGTTGGCCACGGTGCAAACTGCATATGGCATGATTAGCAAAGTGCATGGTGACTTGGTGATCGAGTATAGATGGATGCATTGATTAATCGATGGATGTGATCAGTGCTAGCTTTTGGACTTCTCTGACTTTTATTAATCTTACGCGTGCGTGTGCGCAAAACACAAGGAGAAAGTTAGAGAGTCGTCCCTTGATGAACACATGCAGCGGGGGTCTCCAATTTCCCTGTCGCCTCGCTAAACGTGCGGCATCCTCGATTCACTTTCCATCTAATGACACACCACGGAGAGCCGTCTCCCTGGATCCCCTTTCTTCCTCCATCGCCCGCGTTGGCTGCCATTCGCATGATTCGTGTTGGTCGAATGCCATCCTTGTTATAGTGCTCGAATGCCATGCATGATTCGTGTGGAGTGAATCTCATCCTGATGCATGTTGTCCTCTAGCTACTAGTAGTAGCTACTCCCATTTTCCAGGAATAAGTGTACTTCTATCTTTCTTCTAAGTTAatcttatttgtatttgatcaactTTATAGAAATATAAGTACCAACATATACGATGTCAGATTGGTAGATTACGAAACTAAATTTGACAATAGATCTAGTGACATGAGGTTAGTGACGTAAACGTTGTAAAGTAAAGTTAGGGTTTTTTTAACAAGGAGAGCCCCGAAGGGCCTGAAagattatattaaaacacaaagagTGGAGGTGATTGAGAACATAATACATAGGTCTCCGAATTATGCGGAGGAGACCTCTCTGGAAGATCTAAGAAGTGTAATCAAGTCCCTCCCTATCTCCTATGCCGACCCAGAGGTCAGCTGCACCGTCGTTGAGCACCGCCGCGGGGACGGAACCACTTTCTTCAATACCGGCATTGGGCGAGGCCGCTGACCTAAAAGAAGGCCTCCGATGGAGGTTGAAAGGACGCCGGAGCTCACCAGATTTTACAGACGACATGCAGCCGTCGAGATGAAGCTCGCCGAAGTTGCTTCCAAGCTTCGGAAATCCCAGACATAGGAATTCTCAATAGCTCCGTCGATGTCGAGTAACCCGCCTTCTAGCACAACACTCCTGCAACGGGTGGGAGAAGGCGGGCGTAGAAGTTTGGAGAAGCCAGGATTCGACACAAATTGGCCGCAGAAGCCAACGAcgtcgccaccgtcttcatcttcctcctcactgCCACGGCCGGCCAGGTTGATGTCGAGGACACATAGGATGCAGCTCTGCGCCCAGAGGTGCTTATTACCGAGGGCCTCAACAGGAGGAGCATGCGATTTCCACCCTCACCCAAGGGGCTTAATTGACATCGCCGCTCCTCGGCGGCTCGTCGATGCCGCACCTAGTcaccgggaggaagaggcccctgCTCCTCTCTGAATCACAACCGCCCGAAATCATCCTTCCCCACCCCTCACCACCTCGGCCGGCCGGCGAGCGAAGGACGGAAAGAGTGAAGGTGTAAAATAGAGAGAAGGGAGCAAACCTTGGGCTTCTTGATGGAGATCTCCGGGGTAGAACCAGGCACCGCCGGATCATCTTGccttgccgccaccaccaccaacgGCACCAGATCTTGCCCAGAAAAGTTGGTGCGCTACTCCAAAACCACGGCATCTCGCTGAGAAACATATATGTACACCTGCCTACCTACTACTCTGGCACGTCCCCCTCCCCATCTCCCGCCGAAGAAGGGTCGGGTTCGGCCCGAAGATGGTCAATGGGCAGAAGAAGGGGGTGGGAAGCAAAGTAACTAGCTATTGCACGTTGGTACTCCATTCGGTGGTTCAATAAAAATAATACTGAAGGCATATGATATGAAAATATAGTTTAGGTCGATTTTACTACTACTATAAATTATACATTGTAGATGtcaacttttttttctttctaaataTCCAATCAAATTTTATTAACTTTGACTAGACTTAAAACACGATCTACTAATTTTGAGCGGAGGGGTAGTCTTTGTTTTTTAATTCGATGATGGTTGGGTACGCAAAATCTAGTAGCTAAACGCGCAGCGGGGGCAGTTAATAAAGTCTCCAATTTTCTCCGTCGCCTCGCTAAACGCGCGGCAATCAATCTTTGATGATCTCTCCACTCTCCATCTTCTAATCTAATGACACCACGCAGTCCAAGCAGAGCGGATCTTTACTTTCTTCCTCCATCGCCCGCGTCGGCCGCCATTCGCCGGCCCCTGCATCCCCGCTCGCCGGCACGGCGGCACCCACCCACTCGAGTCCCTCCCCGCGCACCGCCGTATCCCCGGCCACGGTCATATTCTGCTCGTCCGCGGCATCAAGCGCCGCTCCAGCTGATCGGTCACCCGCCTCCAAGGTCGCCGGCATCGAGGCCTTCCAGCGTCGACGCACCTCGGTcagcccctccccctcctccctcaTCCTATGCCCTTCGTCTTCAACTGCCCGTTTTTCTCACGCCGGGGCTCATCCCCGACCAGGAGGACGGCCAATTGGAGGACGTATGGGGAAAACGGCCAGCCATCCGGAGCGTGGAGCTGCGACTGGATGACGCTCGCGCAGGCTGCCCAGTCCAGTCCGGTCTTGAGCTAGCTCAAGGGAGACGTCGACCAGCCCTGCAACTGCAAAAGGTATTTTCTCTAAAGCTCGTTTAACAAGTGCTGCAAGTTATTGTTTGCAAAGAGTTCATTTTTTATCTTCTCTAAAGCTCGAAAACATATTAACTAATGTATTGCATTTGTCAGAATATAATTGGATATGTACGGTATAAGTGGCATTTCAAATCAGCAAgtattttccaaaaatgtatataGTAACTCTAAATTGCCTTGTGCGTAATGTAAGATGTGCTGAACTTGAGTTATCATACCTGGTTGATCAATGTGACGTAGACCAAGGATAATTTAAGCCGCTAGGTATTTCAGTATTTGTTGTCTCTGTATCAAGCATGTATAGAGAATTCATGCCTAACAAAGGAACATATATTGTTTTCCAATATATTATTGTGTTTGATGACTTCCTGGTTCGGTTCATTTAGGTACTGAATTTGTTTTGAGGGAAGTCAGGGTGCAGTGTAGTTTGCTTGCCATCACAACCTTCTATTCTCTGTAACAGGAGGCTTGCCCTATGCTGAATGAGCACGGTGCTCTAGACAGTTTAGTGCTGCTCAGTTCAACAAACATCATGTTCCTTTTTCTTGCAGCCTTTTTGAGCTAGCATTTTCTAATCATATCTAATAGTTGTGCACTATTTTTGTGCACAGGAAGACCCTGGGCATGCCCATGATGGCCAGTACAGCAAGACCCATGGGTAAGTCTTGGTGCCAATTTTCCAGTGTAGAGTGAGCGAGTAGTAGTAGGTGTAACCGGCGATTTTGACCCTACTGTATTTCTCATGCAGGACTGCTCATGCTTTAAAGCCAAAGACTTCACTCCAAGAGCATACTACGTTGCGAGCAATACCAACTCAGAGTGCCCTGAGGAGGTCGAGGCGTTGTCGCAAACTCAGAGAGCATAACCTTACGCTGTCGTGTGTGGTGTTGCGGTGGATGGACTCCGTTGCGCGCCGTGGGTCAGTACCACCTTCGGATGGCTTTGGTTAAGAATTTGCAAAGTTGAGATGTTTTCTTGTTATGGCTTTACTTGATTTCTGTTGTTTTGCTCTTCTTCGCTCTAGACTATCAAGTGTAGGTAGCTTGTGCTATGTGATGATAAGCTAGCACGCAGTCTTACTTctctgttctttttctttttgtgggGAGTAGGCTTGTCTTGCTTGGTCGCAAATTGACTCCCCCTAATATCTAAATCACTTCTATCATTCTAAACCTTTTGGACATACATACATGTAGTCTGCACATTCAGGTTCATTTTATCTGTTAATGTTCCTCCAGATTATACCCTGCTAGTATATTACATGATGATTATTAAATAACTGATTTTGGATTCCTCTTTTCC contains:
- the LOC124694267 gene encoding uncharacterized protein LOC124694267, with amino-acid sequence MVNGQKKGVGSKSKQSGSLLSSSIARVGRHSPAPASPLAGTAAPTHSSPSPRTAVSPATVIFCSSAASSAAPADRSPASKVAGIEAFQRRRTSEDGQLEDVWGKRPAIRSVELRLDDARAGCPVQSGLELAQGRRRPALQLQKEDPGHAHDGQYSKTHGTAHALKPKTSLQEHTTLRAIPTQSALRRSRRCRKLREHNLTLSCVVLRWMDSVARRGLLWLLGMRGSSINKRQVELDVAWRWIRNLGGVALSYCLDTIRNTPSSLF